Proteins encoded by one window of Yamadazyma tenuis chromosome 2, complete sequence:
- a CDS encoding uncharacterized protein (EggNog:ENOG503PVG1), with protein sequence MVLFSSVKLILISLVALYTSYLYIYKCENVSTLEAILHPINNHHKSLCDYVYKTEEFAKPHLSNAQSFLDKNVHSTEFFQKYQIHEHFVSYSTKAYEFVHPFLIEIYKLVEIVEVYVYDYSVLAWTKAVYFYNTTVVPKIKELTSK encoded by the coding sequence ATGGTTTTATTCTCCAGTGTCAAACTTATCTTAATTTCCTTGGTGGCCTTATACACCTCCTACTTGTATATATACAAGTGTGAGAATGTCTCCACTTTGGAAGCTATTTTACACCCAATTAATAACCACCACAAGTCTTTGTGTGACTATGTCTACAAGACTGAAGAATTTGCCAAACCTCACTTGTCCAACGCCCAATCgttcttggacaagaatGTTCACTCTACTGAGTTCTTCCAGAAGTACCAGATCCACGAACACTTTGTTTCATACTCTACCAAGGCTTATGAGTTTGTTCATCCTTTCTTGATCGAAATTTACAAGCTTGTGGAGATTGTTGAGGTCTACGTCTATGACTACTCGGTTTTGGCTTGGACTAAGGCTGTCTATTTCTACAATACCACGGTGGTGCCAAAGATCAAGGAACTTACCTCCAAGTGA
- a CDS encoding uncharacterized protein (EggNog:ENOG503P9PQ), with product MWKPIATLTFVLATYVSVFVYLVCPNVSATSTVIPLGVSDLSLDLTPAQPFVSLNCQYFSVFTRESVNKLVNSAEFHYKIYVKPYLSYYTQYFYPKHKLYVETQITKCSNWFKYYVHPKLEYSVATSWNHLRVYWDLFKLQVRWALLHVTESPYHKIYLESRLHHLIETFSNICAKLTENSNFKKFQEKTTFLQNEFNNLVKLKFGKQKIDVNVKDIYLDGYDEEYNSDSEPLTVVIVSTIYETQAGNAVGSVETRTPFEIEIDQVLDSFAIKVNKTVDLALANIANEINPFINSTIESLQEEVTESFKLVQSLNYESYKKAHELIKKIDGDLSKIKETGQVVETVHRQEMRDVISEIRQFTEDKAKDVESTVNVRFAVLIDRYLVIIQDTIDILESFMDSSFQDFSNKLSLKLSESDSQQLEWDTWKKFHQLKSLVLDQRDHIFDQANYLKDKSFDKVDLNNDFTNWLKFLGSVTYHLNFITRDNEEYLQLIRAKANVSYQGREQAVRELEAKAAKALEKEAATIEEDDDSKLELESETLTVTQTSTIVSADSSPDSDEQEVDADVDFSDDPEVDFD from the coding sequence ATGTGGAAGCCAATAGCCACGCTTACGTTTGTGCTTGCCACCTACGTCTCGGTATTTGTATACCTTGTGTGTCCTAATGTATCTGCCACCAGCACTGTCATTCCTCTCGGGGTTTCTGACCTTCTGCTTGACTTGACACCAGCTCAGCCGTTTGTGTCACTCAACTGTCAATACTTTAGTGTTTTCACACGTGAGAGCGTGAATAAACTAGTGAACTCGGCAGAGTTCCACTACAAGATATATGTGAAACCTTACTTGTCGTACTACACTCAGTATTTCTATCCAAAGCACAAGTTGTACGTGGAGACCCAGATCACTAAATGTTCAAACTGGTTCAAATACTATGTGCATCCAAAGCTTGAATACAGCGTCGCCACATCATGGAACCACTTACGCGTTTATTGGGACTTATTTAAGTTGCAAGTCCGCTGGGCATTGTTACATGTCACTGAGTCCCCTTACCACAAGATTTATCTTGAATCAAGACTCCACCATTTAATTGAAACCTTTTCCAATATATGTGCTAAGTTGACAGAGAATTCAAATTTTAAAAAGTTCCAGGAAAAGACTACTTTTTTGCAAAATGAGTTTAACAATTTagtcaaattgaagttcGGGAAGCAAAAAATTGACGTGAACGTAAAGGACATCTACTTGGACGGTTATGATGAGGAATACAATTCCGACTCCGAACCCTTGACGGTGGTTATAGTTTCGACAATTTACGAAACCCAGGCAGGAAATGCGGTTGGAAGTGTTGAAACTCGTACGCCGTTTGAAATcgaaattgatcaagtgtTGGACTCGTTCGCTATTAAAGTCAATAAGACAGTTGATTTGGCATTGGCTAACATTGCCAATGAGATCAATCCGTTCATCAACAGCACCATTGAAAGCTTACAGGAAGAGGTAACTGAACTGTTTAAGCTCGTGCAACTGTTGAATTATGAGTCCTATAAGAAGGCACATGAGCTTATTAAAAAGATCGATGGAGATTTGTCAAAGATCAAAGAAACCGGCCAGGTAGTGGAGACAGTTCATAGACAAGAAATGAGAGATGTTATTAGCGAAATAAGGCAATTTACTGAAGACAAGGCCAAAGACGTGGAATCAACGGTGAATGTTCGTTTTGCTGTCTTAATCGACCGTTATTTGGTTATTATCCAAGATACCATTGATATCTTGGAAAGTTTCATGGATTCTTCATTCCAAGATTTTTCCAACAAATTGTCTTTGAAACTCTCTGAATCAGATAGTCAACAGTTGGAATGGGATACCTGGAAAAAATTCCATCAATTAAAGAGCCTagtacttgatcaaagagaCCACATCTTTGATCAAGCCAACTATTTAAAAGATAAACTGTTTGATAAAGTCGATTTGAATAATGATTTCACcaactggttgaagttTCTCGGATCAGTGACATACCATTTGAACTTTATCACCAGAGACAACGAAGAGTATTTGCAGTTGATCCGTGCTAAAGCCAATGTCAGCTACCAAGGGCGGGAACAAGCAGTTCGCGAGCTTGAGGCAAAAGCCGCCAAAGCATTAGAGAAAGAAGCAGCAACTATCGAAGAAGACGACGACAGTaagttggaattggaatcaGAAACCCTAACCGTAACCCAAACCCTGACAATCGTTTCCGCAGATTCATCCCCCGACTCAGATGAACAGGAAGTAGATGCAGACGTTGACTTCTCCGACGACCCCGAAGTCGACTTCGACTAG
- the MNN13_5 gene encoding mannosyltransferase (EggNog:ENOG503NZ5A; COG:S), whose product MEKTFNLSHNRKPVFYGFIAIWLISAGIWVYVYTPIDFSESETSIYHSELRAPNADLSNPLNVKKIDVFEDCTIQKLVRTLGIEDTRSIDSHSSVYDQMLEKRALSDILTNLDFTERCNLYFKNLFVRDHNWFVDPNEDFPLEHRDAFDLQSFKKETSERVREKFAQMLNLEYDKINFDDENVRKEVDRLTEEEFNEFWERTMKTEQKIVDYLSHLRIFNKCYVTSDNRYIMSKANELIEKEANSIDHTEFKADDDESLINDSGSKSCSELESRIYKWVSHSYPIYERWTGEIFLSPPDLRKFVRHPEVFKTTNSKFKGFTERPSKSASTLNGPCFFNKFKNSLNGKGIVLSIGDKHVDDIVRLIRLLRALNNHYPIQIVFYDSLSDETKARIVAAARNKMVDLPESFHKVSKHFPPDYLNVQDGGLPKQEVWFVNTYNAIHDHFKDKFKRFANKFLATLFNSFEEFMLVDADTVLLQSPSEFFDLEDYKTTGAYFFKDRTAPEFRPPGDTKFFQKITPSILDNLMFDIPIITQKTLGLEFFDGMGHFMESGVVLINRHLHFNSILTMLQLNFFKPVTSRVHGDKEIFWLGFAASGDEDYHFNKNFAASIGTLTSPEERLTSQGNLKKSQELCSPHPGHIDENGKLVWFNSGFKFCGKSDLVDFEAEVKKQEHFKFLKDAKSMREYYEGSLILKSAIIPPFIGKLKTRADNRVEEPAEGWHMEGGYCHSYLWCAYSSIGGLTSDGQDNTQVGRVFEFDQDSIDLSSYFGDIWVGNE is encoded by the coding sequence ATGGAGAAAACGTTCAACCTTAGTCACAATAGGAAACCCGTGTTCTACGGATTCATCGCTATTTGGCTAATTTCAGCTGGTATCTGGGTCTATGTCTACACTCCGATTGATTTTAGTGAGTCGGAAACGTCTATTTACCATCTGGAACTTAGGGCTCCCAACGCAGACTTATCTAATCCTTTGAATGTCAAGAAAattgatgtgtttgaagactGTACCATTCAGAAATTGGTACGTACCTTGGGAATCGAAGACACTAGAAGTATTGATAGCCATTCGAGCGTCTATGACCAAATGTTGGAGAAGCGTGCATTATCAGACATTCTAACAAACCTCGATTTCACTGAGAGATGCAACTTGTACTTTAAGAACCTATTTGTGCGAGACCACAActggtttgtggatcccAATGAAGACTTCCCTCTTGAACATCGTGATGCATTTGACTTACAGCTGTTTAAAAAAGAGACTTCTGAAAGAGTAAGGGAGAAATTTGCCCAGATGCTAAACTTGGAATAcgacaagatcaatttcGACGACGAGAATGTCCGTAAAGAGGTAGATCGACTTaccgaagaagagttcaatgagttctggGAACGAACCATGAAGACAGAACAGAAGATTGTAGACTACTTATCCCATTTAcggattttcaacaagtgctATGTCACCAGTGATAATAGGTACATCATGAGCAaagccaatgaattgatagAAAAAGAAGCCAACAGCATAGATCACACTGAGTTCAAGGCcgacgatgatgaactgTTAATCAACGATCTGGGTTCTAAATCCTGTAGTGAGTTGGAAAGCAGAATCTATAAATGGGTGTCTCATTCTTATCCTATTTATGAAAGGTGGACCGGCGAGATCTTCCTATCTCCTCCGGATCTCCGTAAATTCGTTCGTCATCCCGAAGTGTTCAAGACtacaaactccaagttcaagggTTTTACTGAACGCCCTTCCAAATCCGCATCCACGTTAAATGGGCCatgtttcttcaacaaattcaaaaatctGTTGAACGGGAAGGGAATTGTGCTATCGATCGGAGACAAACATGTAGACGATATTGTAAGACTCATTCGCCTATTAAGAGCATTGAACAACCACTATCCAATCCAAATCGTCTTCTATGACTCGCTCAGTGATGAGACCAAAGCAAGAATAGTCGCAGCTGCTAGAAATAAAATGGTAGACTTACCAGAGAGCTTTCACAAAGTTTCAAAGCATTTCCCGCCAGACTACCTCAACGTCCAAGACGGTGGATTACCAAAGCAAGAAGTATGGTTTGTCAATACCTACAACGCCATTCACGACCATTTCAAGGATAAGTTCAAACGGTTTGCTAATAAGTTCCTAGCaactttgttcaattcatttgAGGAATTCATGTTAGTTGATGCTGATACAGTGTTGTTGCAAAGTCCATCGGAATTTTTCGACTTGGAAGACTACAAAACCACCGGGgcctacttcttcaaggataGAACTGCTCCTGAATTCAGACCACCAGGTGATACTAAATTCTTTCAGAAGATAACCCCTTCAATTttagacaacttgatgtttgatattcccatcatcacccaGAAGACTCTTGGATTagagttctttgatggaatGGGCCATTTCATGGAAAGTggagtggtgttgatcaatagACACTTacacttcaactccatcttaACAATGCtccaattgaacttctttaagCCTGTTACCTCCAGAGTCCATGGagacaaagagatattCTGGTTGGGATTCGCCgccagtggtgatgaagactatcacttcaacaagaatttcgCTGCATCGATCGGGACTCTTACTTCCCCAGAGGAAAGATTGACCAGTCAAGGAAACCTTAAGAAATCTCAGGAACTCTGTTCGCCTCATCCCGGACacattgatgaaaatggaaaGTTGGTATGGTTTAACTCgggtttcaagttctgtgGGAAAAGCGATCTTGTTGACTTTGAAGCAGAAGTCAAGAAACAAGAAcacttcaagttcttaaaAGACGCAAAATCCATGCGAGAGTATTACGAAGGATCCTTAATACTTAAAAGCGCTATTATTCCTCCCTTTATTGGTAAATTGAAAACACGTGCAGACAACAGAGTTGAAGAGCCAGCAGAAGGGTGGCACATGGAAGGTGGATATTGTCATAGTTATTTATGGTGTGCATACTCTTCAATAGGTGGACTTACTTCGGATGGACAAGATAACACTCAAGTAGGGAGAGTATTTGAGTTCGATCAGGATTCGATCGACTTGTCCTCTtattttggtgatatttgGGTTGGGAATGAGTGA
- a CDS encoding uncharacterized protein (COG:E; EggNog:ENOG503NUX6) has product MSSNTERAEISRNEAITEWQNQTPTSEKEWVSRAQRVAQILNIDAAERDEKGESPFKEIGLLKAAGFVNLLGPQKYGGGGQTWELAYKIVIEVAKADSSIGHLLGNHYSWFWSAVYFGTDAQREKWIKILTENDSYIGGAVNPRNSDLLAKPDGDDIVFNGKKYFCTGSVVSDHLILEGVLPSGEHVFAYVPGDHPGIKYLHNWNSIGQRLTESGGVVVDNVRVKWEDALGFSPSGDKLVDDVYSTYILPAVQLVFAGVHIGVAIGALETAAGYTRDYTRAWPYGGDNKEKAVDEWYIREGYGALAAKVWGAEALYREVAKLSSDVLHSDRKSLTERRRGEIAVKVAATKILGAETALEVGSKIFELTGARSGLRNFAFDRFWRNVRLHSLHDPLPYKKREVGSFFLLDEIPTPNATTASGFSSAFALVMCLISFLLKKYFQEVQDSEMYLTAKRSIKSGLIATTELKRKAPNAHTFLEVVKFRYGAWGHLVLCFYSLVYQFFISINLLVGAAQIFENVTGMSQEATCFLFPLGVGIYTYFGGLKATFLTEWLHTSILFIIMLISLFVLYATGKVAGSPGFIFDLLKKASAEVPVDGNAGGEYLTLRSVMGGMVGLIFLGGGFSATVDSQLFQKAIAAHPRSTFVGYVLGALCWFTIPFCLSITYGLGARALELTPAWPTYPNALSAADVNNSMVMPYLAYAIMGKGGVILILIALFQAVTSALSSETVAVTSLLTYDIYRGYVKPNADDRTLRRVSHLSVLLFLLVIASVAVGFCHAGFSVSFIVTAIGILIDGAVIPSASVAYHRSNSVTISTLSDLYPIVAGNMIALTAPIILTPLITFLGPEDFDFEKLKGLQTVNVNQSDDSTVSTEAEKGVDQEEVDSKATGEEVEESVSGPDQDHHKREVLRDL; this is encoded by the exons ATGAGTTCTAACACAGAAAGGGCAGAAATTTCCAGAAACGAAGCCATTACCGAATGGCAAAATCAAACTCCCACATCTGAGAAGGAATGGGTCTCGCGGGCCCAAAGGGTTGCACAGATCCTTAACATTGATGCGGCAGAAAGAGACGAAAAAGGCGAGTCCCcattcaaagaaattggtCTTTTGAAGGCAGCCGGCTTTGTAAACCTCTTGGGTCCTCAAAAGTATGGGGGTGGAGGACAGACTTGGGAGTTGGCTTACAAAATTGTGATTGAGGTTGCTAAAGCAGACAGTAGTATTGGCCATTTACTTGGAAACCACTATTCGTGGTTCTGGTCGGCAGTATACTTTGGCACTGATGCGCAAAGAGAGAAGTGGATCAAAATCTTGACTGAAAATGATTCTTACATTGGCGGAGCTGTGAATCCTAGAAACAGTGATCTTCTTGCCAAACctgatggtgatgacaTTGTGTTCAACGGGAAAAAATATTTCTGTACCGGATCGGTGGTTTCAGATCATTTGATCTTAGAAGGAGTTTTACCTAGTGGTGAGCACGTGTTTGCGTATGTTCCAGGAGACCATCCAGGAATCAAGTACTTGCACAACTGGAATTCTATCGGCCAAAGATTGACCGAATctggtggtgttgttgtCGACAATGTTCGTGTTAAGTGGGAAGATGCTTTGGGTTTCTCGCCTTCTGGAGATAAACTTGTGGACGATGTCTACTCCACCTATATTTTGCCAGCAGTTCAACTAGTATTTGCTGGTGTTCATATTGGTGTTGCTATCGGGGCTCTCGAGACTGCAGCTGGGTATACTCGTGATTACACCAGAGCTTGGCCCTACGGAGGTGACAACAAAGAGAAGGCAGTAGACGAATGGTATATCAGAGAGGGCTATGGGGCCTTGGCTGCCAAAGTTTGGGGAGCGGAGGCTTTATACCGTGAGGTTGCAAAGTTATCATCTGATGTTCTTCATTCTGACAGAAAGTCTCTCActgaaagaagaagaggtgAGATTGCCGTTAAAGTGGCTGCAACAAAAATTCTTGGGGCAGAAACTGCTTTAGAGGTTGGATCGAAGATTTTCGAGTTGACTGGCGCCAGATCGGGGTTGAGAAACTTTGCATTCGATAGATTTTGGAGAAACGTTAGACTTCATAGTCTCCATGATCCTTTGCCTTATAAAAAACGTGAGGTTGGATCCTTTTTCTTGTTAGATGAAATTCCAACTCCCA ATGCCACCACTGCATCGG GGTTCAGCAGTGCTTTTGCATTGGTGATGTGCCTTATTTCTTTCTTGCTCAAGAAGTacttccaagaagttcaagattcCGAAATGTACCTTACTGCTAAGAGGTCCATTAAATCTGGATTAATTGCAA CTACTGAACTCAAGAGGAAAGCTCCAAATGCACACACTTTCTTAGAAGTGGTGAAATTCAGATATGGTGCTTGGGGTCATTTGGTTTTGTGTTTCTACTCCTTGGTGTAtcaatttttcatctcGATCAATTTGCTAGTGGGAGCGGCACAAATTTTCGAAAATGTTACCGGAATGTCACAAGAGGCTACGTGCTTTTTATTTCCTCTTGGAGTTGGTATCTATACCTACTTCGGAGGTCTTAAAGCTACTTTTTTAACTGAATGGTTGCACACTTCCATTCTCTTTATCATCATGTTGATCTCACTTTTTGTGCTTTACGCTACAGGAAAAGTTGCCGGTTCACCAGGGTTTATATTtgatcttttgaagaaagcCAGTGCCGAGGTTCCAGTTGATGGTAATGCAGGTGGAGAATACCTTACTCTTCGGAGTGTCATGGGTGGAATGGTGGGTTTAATTTTCTTAGGAGGTGGGTTTTCTGCAACCGTAGACTCCCAATTATTCCAAAAAGCCATTGCTGCTCATCCTAGATCTACCTTTGTGGGATATGTATTGGGAGCTTTATGCTGGTTCACTATCCCATTTTGTTTGTCTATAACTTATGGACTTGGTGCCAGAGCTTTGGAGTTGACTCCTGCATGGCCCACGTATCCTAATGCATTGAGTGCTGCAGACGTGAATAATTCCATGGTGATGCCATATCTAGCCTATGCTATTATGGGCAAAGGGGGAGTAATCCTCATTTTGATTGCTCTTTTTCAAGCAGTCACAAGTGCTCTCAGTTCGGAAACTGTTGCAGTAACTTCTCTCTTGACTTATGACATATACAGAGGTTATGTCAAACCAAATGCAGATGATAGAACATTGCGGCGGGTGTCACATTTGTCAGTgcttttgtttttgttggtaaTTGCTTCAGTTGCAGTTGGATTCTGTCATGCTGGCTTCTCTGTCTCCTTCATTGTTACGGCAATTGGTATCTTGATCGATGGGGCTGTAATTCCTTCTGCGT CTGTTGCATACCATAGATCCAATTCCGTTACCATCTCCACATTAAGTGACTTGTATCCTATTGTTGCTGGAAACATGATAGCCCTTACCGCACCAATTATCTTGACACCATTGATTACTTTTTTGGGGCcagaagattttgatttcGAGAAATTGAAAGGGTTACAAACTGTGAATGTGAACCAAAGTGATGACCTGACTGTACTGACAGAAGCTGAGAAAGGGGtggatcaagaagaagtggatTCTAAAGCCACAGGAGAAGAAGTAGAAGAGAGCGTTTCTGGGCCCGACCAAGACCACCATAAAAGAGAAGTTCTAAG AGACTTGTAG
- a CDS encoding carbonic anhydrase (COG:H; EggNog:ENOG503P2JY) — protein MTVAKEFEKSNQKYVDQFAKGDLALPPSRKVAVVICMDARIDPAKALGLEEGDAHVIRNAGGRATDALRSVIISQRLLGTREIVVIHHTDCGMLTFTDESLRKQLVSEADENVDHFAFLPFNDLEKSVVDDVKFFKKNSLVLDVPVSGYVYDVKTGAINKVI, from the coding sequence ATGacagttgcaaaagaatttgaaaaatccaACCAGAAGTACGTTGATCAGTTTGCAAAAGGCGATTTGGCGTTGCCTCCTCTGAGAAAAGTTGCGGTGGTGATCTGTATGGATGCCAGAATTGACCCAGCCAAAGCTCTTGGCCTTGAGGAAGGTGATGCTCATGTGATAAGAAATGCGGGCGGGAGGGCTACGGACGCTTTGCGGAGTGTTATAATTTCTCAGAGATTATTGGGCACCAGAGAAATTGTTGTTATCCACCACACTGACTGTGGAATGTTGACTTTCACCGACGAATCGTTGCGTAAGCAATTGGTCTCGGAAGCTGACGAAAATGTGGATCATTTTGCTTTCTTGCCAttcaatgatttggaaaagagtgttgttgatgatgtgaaattcttcaagaaaaactCATTGGTTTTGGATGTGCCAGTCTCAGGATATGTGTATGATGTCAAGACTGGGGcaatcaacaaggttaTTTAG
- the MNN13_4 gene encoding mannosyltransferase (EggNog:ENOG503NZ5A; COG:S; CAZy:GT71), with amino-acid sequence MSNLEYDKINFDDENVRKEVDRLTEEEFNEFWKRTMKTEQKIVDYLSHLRIFNKCYVTSDNRYIMSKANELIEKEANSIDHTEFKADDDESLINDSGSKSCSELESRIYKWVSHSYPIYERWTGEIFLSPPDLRKFVRHPEVFKSTNTKFKGSTKGFSKSTFAENGPCFFNKFKNSLNGKGIVLSIGDKHVDDTVRLIHILRALSNHYPIQIVFYESLSDDTKARIVAAARDKMMDLPESFHKVSKNFPPDYLSTQDGGLPKQEVWFVNTYNAIHDNFKDKFKRFANKFLATLFNSFEEFMLVDADTVLLQNPSEFFDLKDYKTTGAYFFKDRTAHAFRPPGDTKFFQKITPSILDNLMFDIPIITQKTLGLEFFDGMSHFMESGVVLINRHLHFNSILTMIQLNFFKPVTSRVHGDKEIFWLGFAASGDEDYHFNKNFAASIGTLTSPEERLTSQGNLKKSLELCSPHPGHLDDNGKLVWFNSGFKFCGKNDLVNFEAEVKKQEHFKFLKDAESMREYYEGALILRNAIIPPFKGKSEIRAGNSVEEPVEGWHMERGYCHSYLWCAYSHTQKSGAHSSIGGHSA; translated from the coding sequence ATGTCAAACTTAGAATAcgacaagatcaatttcGACGACGAGAATGTCCGTAAAGAGGTAGATCGACTTaccgaagaagagttcaatgagttctggAAACGAACCATGAAGACAGAACAGAAGATTGTAGACTACTTATCCCATTTAcggattttcaacaagtgctATGTCACCAGTGATAATAGGTACATCATGAGCAaagccaatgaattgatagAAAAAGAAGCCAACAGCATAGATCACACTGAGTTCAAGGCcgacgatgatgaactgTTAATCAACGATCTGGGTTCTAAATCCTGTAGTGAGTTGGAAAGCAGAATCTATAAATGGGTGTCTCATTCTTATCCTATTTATGAAAGGTGGACCGGCGAGATCTTCCTATCTCCTCCGGATCTCCGTAAATTCGTTCGTCATCCTGAGGTGTTCAAGAGtacaaacaccaagttcaaggggTCCACCAAGGGcttctccaaatccacATTCGCTGAGAATGGGccatgcttcttcaacaaattcaaaaatctGTTAAATGGGAAGGGCATTGTGCTATCAATCGGAGACAAACATGTAGATGATACTGTGAGACTCATTCACATATTAAGAGCGTTGAGCAACCATTATCCAATCCAAATCGTTTTCTACGAGTCTCTCAGTGATGATACCAAAGCGAGAATAGTCGCCGCTGCCAGAGACAAGATGATGGATTTACCAGAAAGTTTTCACAAAGTTTCTAAGAATTTCCCACCTGACTACCTAAGTACCCAAGACGGTGGATTGCCAAAACAAGAAGTGTGGTTTGTCAACACTTACAACGCCATTCACGATAACTTCAAGGATAAGTTCAAACGGTTCGCCAATAAGTTCTTAGCAAcgttgttcaattcatttgAGGAATTCATGTTAGTTGATGCTGATACAGTGTTGTTGCAGAATCCATCCGAGTTTTtcgacttgaaggactACAAAACCACCGGGgcctacttcttcaaagataGAACTGCTCATGCATTCAGACCACCAGGTGATACTAAGTTTTTTCAGAAGATAACCCCTTCGATTttagacaacttgatgtttgatattcccatcatcacccaGAAGACTCTTGGATTagagttctttgatggaatGAGCCATTTCATGGAAAGTggagtggtgttgatcaatagACACTTacacttcaactccatcttaACAATGAtccaattgaacttctttaagCCTGTTACCTCCAGAGTCCATGGagacaaagagatattCTGGTTGGGATTCGCCgccagtggtgatgaagactatcacttcaacaagaatttcgCTGCATCAATCGGGACTCTTACTTCCCCAGAGGAAAGATTGACCAGTCAAGGAAACCTTAAGAAATCTCTAGAGCTCTGTTCGCCTCATCCAGGTCACCTAGATGATAATGGAAAGTTGGTATGGTTTAACTCaggtttcaagttctgtgGGAAAAATGATCTTGTTAATTTTGAGGCAGAAGTCAAGAAACAAGAACATTTTAAATTCTTAAAAGATGCTGAATCCATGCGAGAGTATTATGAAGGCGCTCTAATACTTAGAAACGCAATTATTCCTCCCTTCAAGGGGAAATCGGAAATAAGAGCAGGGAACAGTGTTGAAGAGCCAGTAGAAGGCTGGCACATGGAACGTGGATATTGTCACAGTTATTTATGGTGTGCATACTCTCACACCCAGAAACTGGGTGCACATTCAAGTATAGGAGGGCATTCTGCATAG